Proteins co-encoded in one Brassica oleracea var. oleracea cultivar TO1000 chromosome C4, BOL, whole genome shotgun sequence genomic window:
- the LOC106339657 gene encoding dof zinc finger protein DOF3.7-like isoform X2, which translates to MINVKPMEQIISNTSNNTSQQQQQQQQQQQTFIATTARPNPNASNGGSGAGNDNNTATTMESTRKARPQEKVNCPRCNATNTKFCYYNNYSLTQPRYFCKGCRRYWTEGGSLRNVPVGGSSRKNKRSSTPLASPSNPKLPDLNPPFFFATQIPNKSSKDLNLLSFPVMQDHHHGMSQFLHMPKVENNNTSSSIYASSSHGASSRGMNTLLPGQMMDSNSVLYSSLGIPTMADYKHSNNNLSFSIDHHQGIGHNTINNNHRAEDNNHADDMNGASRVLFPFSGTKEFSSTNQEKSHNTYWSGMFSNTGGSSW; encoded by the coding sequence ATGATAAATGTAAAACCAATGGAGCAGATAATTTCAAACACCAGCAACAACACTTCGCAGCAGCAACAGCAGCAGCAACAACAGCAACAAACATTCATCGCCACCACAGCGAGACCAAACCCCAACGCATCCAACGGCGGATCCGGCGCCGGAAATGACAACAACACTGCTACTACGATGGAAAGTACTAGAAAGGCGAGGCCGCAAGAGAAAGTGAATTGTCCAAGATGTAACGCAACCAACACAAAGTTTTGTTACTACAACAACTACAGTCTCACGCAACCAAGATACTTCTGCAAAGGTTGTCGAAGGTATTGGACCGAAGGTGGCTCTCTTCGTAACGTTCCTGTGGGAGGAAGCTCAAGAAAGAACAAGAGATCCTCAACACCTTTAGCTTCACCTTCTAATCCCAAGCTTCCAGATCTAAACCCACCGTTTTTTTTTGCAACCCAAATCCCTAATAAGTCGTCAAAAGATCTCAACTTGTTGTCTTTCCCAGTCATGCAAGATCATCATCATGGTATGTCTCAGTTTCTTCATATGCCCAAGGTCGAGAACAACAATACTTCATCCTCAATATATGCTTCATCATCTCATGGAGCCTCTTCAAGAGGCATGAACACGTTATTGCCTGGTCAAATGATGGATTCAAACTCAGTCCTTTACTCATCTTTAGGGATTCCAACAATGGCTGATTACAAACACAGTAATAATAATCTTTCGTTCTCCATTGATCATCATCAAGGGATTGGACATAACACCATCAACAATAACCACAGAGCTGAAGATAACAATCATGCTGATGATATGAATGGAGCAAGTAGGGTGTTGTTCCCTTTTTCTGGCACGAAAGAGTTTTCAAGCACAAACCAAGAGAAGAGCCATAATACATATTGGAGTGGGATGTTCAGTAATACAGGAGGATCTTCGTGGTGA
- the LOC106339657 gene encoding dof zinc finger protein DOF3.7-like isoform X1 codes for MDATKWTHDFQEMINVKPMEQIISNTSNNTSQQQQQQQQQQQTFIATTARPNPNASNGGSGAGNDNNTATTMESTRKARPQEKVNCPRCNATNTKFCYYNNYSLTQPRYFCKGCRRYWTEGGSLRNVPVGGSSRKNKRSSTPLASPSNPKLPDLNPPFFFATQIPNKSSKDLNLLSFPVMQDHHHGMSQFLHMPKVENNNTSSSIYASSSHGASSRGMNTLLPGQMMDSNSVLYSSLGIPTMADYKHSNNNLSFSIDHHQGIGHNTINNNHRAEDNNHADDMNGASRVLFPFSGTKEFSSTNQEKSHNTYWSGMFSNTGGSSW; via the exons ATGGATGCTACGAAGTGGACGCAT GATTTTCAAGAAATGATAAATGTAAAACCAATGGAGCAGATAATTTCAAACACCAGCAACAACACTTCGCAGCAGCAACAGCAGCAGCAACAACAGCAACAAACATTCATCGCCACCACAGCGAGACCAAACCCCAACGCATCCAACGGCGGATCCGGCGCCGGAAATGACAACAACACTGCTACTACGATGGAAAGTACTAGAAAGGCGAGGCCGCAAGAGAAAGTGAATTGTCCAAGATGTAACGCAACCAACACAAAGTTTTGTTACTACAACAACTACAGTCTCACGCAACCAAGATACTTCTGCAAAGGTTGTCGAAGGTATTGGACCGAAGGTGGCTCTCTTCGTAACGTTCCTGTGGGAGGAAGCTCAAGAAAGAACAAGAGATCCTCAACACCTTTAGCTTCACCTTCTAATCCCAAGCTTCCAGATCTAAACCCACCGTTTTTTTTTGCAACCCAAATCCCTAATAAGTCGTCAAAAGATCTCAACTTGTTGTCTTTCCCAGTCATGCAAGATCATCATCATGGTATGTCTCAGTTTCTTCATATGCCCAAGGTCGAGAACAACAATACTTCATCCTCAATATATGCTTCATCATCTCATGGAGCCTCTTCAAGAGGCATGAACACGTTATTGCCTGGTCAAATGATGGATTCAAACTCAGTCCTTTACTCATCTTTAGGGATTCCAACAATGGCTGATTACAAACACAGTAATAATAATCTTTCGTTCTCCATTGATCATCATCAAGGGATTGGACATAACACCATCAACAATAACCACAGAGCTGAAGATAACAATCATGCTGATGATATGAATGGAGCAAGTAGGGTGTTGTTCCCTTTTTCTGGCACGAAAGAGTTTTCAAGCACAAACCAAGAGAAGAGCCATAATACATATTGGAGTGGGATGTTCAGTAATACAGGAGGATCTTCGTGGTGA
- the LOC106336637 gene encoding protein ASPARTIC PROTEASE IN GUARD CELL 2-like encodes MGGKVQNTLIFSVTVLFISFSSAASSSQYNTLVVNTLPSSPILSSPESESLTTVSQSTTSFSLHLSHIDAISSFSDASPAELFNLRLKRDSIRVESLTSLAAVSSRRNVTRRAPRSAGGFSGAVISGLSQGSGEYFMRLGVGTPATNMYMVLDTGSDVVWLQCAPCKVCYNQSDAIFDPSKSKTFATVPCGSRLCRRLDDSTECFRQRSKRCLYQVSYGDGSFTVGDFSTETLTFKGARVDHVAVGCGHDNEGLFVGAAGLLGLGRGGLSFPSQTKNRYNGKFSYCLVDRTSSGSAYKPPSTIVFGNDAVPKTSVFTPLLTNPKLDTFYYLQLLGISVGGSRVRGVSESQFKLDATGNGGVIIDSGTSVTRLTQSAYVALRDAFRLGAKSLKRAPSYSLFDTCFDLSGMSTVKVPTVVFHFGGGEVSLPASNYLIPVNTQGRFCFAFAGTMGSLSIIGNIQQQGFRVAYDLTGSRVGFLPRAC; translated from the coding sequence ATGGGAGGAAAAGTCCAAAACACCCTCATCTTCTCCGTCACTGTTCTCTTCATCTCCTTCTCCTCCGCCGCTTCTTCCTCCCAATACAACACCCTCGTCGTCAACACTCTCCCTTCTTCTCCAATCCTCTCATCTCCCGAGTCCGAATCATTGACCACTGTATCCCAATCCACAACTTCATTCTCACTCCACCTATCACACATCGATGCAATCTCCTCCTTCTCCGACGCATCACCGGCGGAGCTCTTCAACCTCCGTCTCAAAAGAGACTCTATCCGCGTCGAGTCCTTGACCAGCCTCGCCGCCGTCTCTTCCCGCCGGAATGTTACGAGAAGAGCTCCACGCTCCGCCGGTGGGTTCAGCGGCGCTGTTATCTCCGGTCTCTCGCAAGGAAGCGGAGAGTATTTCATGAGGCTAGGCGTCGGGACTCCGGCGACGAACATGTACATGGTCCTCGACACGGGAAGCGACGTCGTTTGGCTGCAATGCGCTCCTTGCAAAGTGTGTTACAACCAATCCGACGCGATCTTCGACCCGTCTAAATCCAAAACGTTCGCCACCGTCCCCTGTGGTTCTCGTCTCTGTCGGAGATTAGACGACTCGACGGAATGTTTCAGACAGCGAAGCAAGCGTTGTCTCTATCAAGTCTCGTACGGTGACGGATCTTTCACGGTAGGAGATTTCTCGACCGAAACGCTGACGTTTAAGGGAGCACGTGTCGATCACGTGGCGGTAGGATGCGGTCACGATAACGAAGGCTTGTTCGTGGGCGCGGCTGGGCTGTTGGGCCTGGGCCGCGGAGGGTTATCTTTCCCGTCGCAGACGAAAAACCGTTATAACGGTAAATTCTCTTACTGTTTGGTGGACCGAACGAGTTCCGGTTCCGCTTATAAACCGCCGTCGACCATCGTCTTCGGAAACGACGCCGTTCCGAAAACTTCCGTTTTCACGCCGCTGCTGACGAACCCGAAGCTCGACACGTTCTACTACTTGCAGCTTCTTGGAATCAGCGTCGGCGGTTCGCGCGTCCGCGGCGTTTCGGAGTCGCAGTTTAAGCTCGACGCCACCGGGAACGGCGGAGTTATCATCGACTCCGGCACTTCCGTTACTCGGCTGACTCAATCCGCTTACGTGGCGCTTAGAGACGCGTTTCGTCTCGGTGCGAAGAGTTTGAAACGCGCTCCGTCGTACTCTCTGTTCGACACGTGTTTTGATCTCTCCGGGATGTCGACGGTGAAAGTCCCGACGGTGGTGTTTCATTTCGGCGGCGGAGAGGTTTCGCTTCCGGCGAGTAACTATCTGATTCCGGTGAACACTCAAGGACGGTTCTGTTTCGCGTTCGCCGGAACGATGGGGAGTTTGTCGATCATTGGGAACATACAGCAACAAGGTTTCCGGGTCGCTTATGACTTAACCGGGTCACGGGTCGGGTTTTTGCCTCGCGCGTGTTAG